From Streptomyces sp. NBC_01754, a single genomic window includes:
- a CDS encoding ABC transporter ATP-binding protein, producing the protein MGIEVVVEGLTKSFGKQNIWQDVSLTLPAGEVSVMLGPSGTGKTVFLKSVIGLLKPEEGRVLVDGVDMVNSPEKDVMEARKLFGLMFQDGALFGSMSLFDNIAFPLREHTRKKESEIRRIVMERIDVVGLLGAEEKLPGEISGGMRKRAGLARALVLDPQIILCDEPDSGLDPVRTAYLSQLLIDLNAQIDATMLIVTHNLDIAATVPDNMGMLFCRNLVTFGPREVLLTSDTPVVSQFLSGRREGPIGMSEEKDAATLAAEQTLGDGYAPAGPRTVVPQLEPSPGLPVRQGALRRRERVRSMMSQLPEAARAAIRNSHTPAPGGGRP; encoded by the coding sequence ATGGGAATCGAAGTAGTCGTCGAAGGCCTGACGAAATCCTTCGGCAAGCAGAACATCTGGCAGGACGTCAGCCTCACGCTGCCGGCCGGTGAGGTCAGCGTCATGCTCGGCCCTTCCGGTACCGGGAAGACCGTGTTCCTGAAATCCGTCATCGGACTGCTGAAGCCGGAAGAGGGCCGCGTCCTCGTCGACGGCGTCGACATGGTCAACAGCCCCGAGAAGGATGTCATGGAGGCCCGGAAACTCTTCGGGCTCATGTTCCAGGACGGCGCGCTCTTCGGTTCGATGTCGCTGTTCGACAACATCGCCTTCCCCTTGCGTGAACACACCCGCAAGAAGGAATCGGAGATACGCCGCATCGTCATGGAACGAATCGACGTCGTCGGGTTGCTCGGTGCCGAGGAGAAACTGCCCGGTGAGATATCCGGGGGTATGCGCAAGCGGGCCGGCCTGGCCCGCGCGCTCGTCCTGGACCCGCAGATCATCCTCTGCGACGAGCCGGACTCCGGGCTCGACCCGGTCAGGACCGCCTATCTCTCGCAGCTGCTCATCGACCTCAACGCGCAGATCGACGCGACGATGCTCATCGTCACCCACAACCTCGACATCGCGGCCACCGTCCCCGACAACATGGGCATGCTGTTCTGCCGCAACCTGGTCACCTTCGGCCCGCGCGAGGTACTGCTCACCAGCGACACCCCGGTGGTCTCCCAGTTCCTCTCGGGGCGCCGGGAAGGTCCCATCGGGATGTCCGAGGAGAAGGACGCCGCCACCCTCGCCGCGGAGCAGACCCTCGGCGACGGCTACGCGCCCGCCGGGCCCCGCACCGTCGTACCGCAGCTGGAGCCCTCGCCCGGGCTGCCCGTACGGCAGGGCGCGCTGCGCCGCCGGGAGCGGGTCCGGTCGATGATGTCCCAGCTGCCCGAGGCCGCCCGTGCGGCCATCAGGAACAGCCACACACCGGCCCCGGGCGGTGGGCGCCCGTGA
- a CDS encoding MlaE family ABC transporter permease: protein MTAPLPVRPPEPPATPVSLRKAPGRRPPSRLLAPLRQTGQLFALALAVGRAVFRRPFQVREFIEQFWFVASVTILPAALVSIPFGAVIALQVGSLTEQLGAQSFTGGASVLAVIQQASPLIVALLIAGAAGSAICADLGSRKIREELDAMEVMGVSPVQRLVVPRVLATMSVAVLLNGLVSVVGTVGGYFFNVIMQGGTPGAYLASFSALAQLPDLYIGELKALIFGFIAGIVAAYRGLNPRGGPKGVGDAVNQSVVITFMLLFAVNMVLTAIYLQIVPPKGG, encoded by the coding sequence GTGACCGCACCCCTTCCGGTGCGGCCGCCCGAGCCGCCCGCCACGCCCGTCTCCCTCCGGAAGGCACCGGGGCGGAGACCCCCGTCGCGGCTGCTGGCCCCGCTGCGCCAGACCGGTCAGCTCTTCGCGCTGGCCCTGGCCGTGGGCCGGGCCGTCTTCCGGCGTCCCTTCCAGGTACGGGAGTTCATCGAGCAGTTCTGGTTCGTCGCGAGCGTCACGATCCTGCCCGCCGCCCTGGTGTCCATCCCGTTCGGCGCGGTCATCGCCCTCCAGGTCGGCTCGCTCACGGAACAGCTCGGCGCCCAGTCCTTCACCGGGGGCGCCAGCGTGCTGGCCGTCATCCAGCAGGCCAGCCCGCTCATCGTGGCGCTGCTGATCGCCGGAGCGGCAGGCTCCGCCATCTGCGCCGACCTCGGCTCCCGCAAGATCCGGGAGGAACTGGACGCGATGGAGGTCATGGGCGTCTCGCCCGTCCAGCGGCTCGTCGTCCCACGGGTGCTGGCCACGATGTCCGTCGCCGTCCTGCTCAACGGGCTGGTCTCCGTCGTCGGCACGGTCGGCGGCTACTTCTTCAACGTGATCATGCAGGGCGGGACGCCCGGCGCCTACCTCGCCAGCTTCTCCGCCCTCGCCCAGCTGCCCGACCTGTACATCGGCGAACTCAAGGCACTGATCTTCGGTTTCATCGCGGGCATCGTCGCCGCCTACCGGGGCCTGAACCCGCGCGGCGGCCCGAAGGGTGTCGGCGACGCGGTCAACCAGTCCGTCGTCATCACCTTCATGCTGCTGTTCGCCGTCAACATGGTCCTCACGGCGATCTACCTCCAGATCGTCCCCCCGAAGGGGGGCTGA
- a CDS encoding MlaE family ABC transporter permease, with product MSMLGWLDRSGEQLTFYVRALLWIPRTLHRYLREVQRLLAEVAFGSGGLGVIGGTIGVMIAMTLATGSVVGLQGYAALDQIGTSAFTGFISAYFNTREIAPLVAGLALSATVGAGFTAQLGAMRINEEVDALEAMGVRSMPYLVTTRIIAGVVAIIPLYAIGLLSSYLASRYITVLFNGQSAGTYDHYFNLFLSPTDVLLSVLKVLIFSVLVILAHCYYGFHATGGPAGVGVAVGKSVRNAIVLISVTDFFLSLAIWGATTTVKVAG from the coding sequence ATGTCGATGCTCGGCTGGCTGGACCGCTCCGGCGAACAGCTCACCTTCTACGTACGGGCCCTGCTCTGGATCCCGAGAACCCTGCACCGCTACCTCAGGGAGGTGCAGCGCCTCCTGGCCGAGGTGGCGTTCGGCAGTGGCGGCCTCGGTGTCATCGGCGGGACCATCGGCGTGATGATCGCCATGACCCTGGCCACCGGCTCGGTCGTCGGCCTCCAGGGGTACGCCGCCCTCGACCAGATCGGCACCTCCGCCTTCACCGGCTTCATCTCCGCGTACTTCAACACCCGTGAGATCGCCCCGCTGGTCGCCGGCCTCGCGCTCTCCGCCACCGTCGGCGCGGGCTTCACCGCCCAGCTCGGCGCGATGCGCATCAACGAGGAGGTCGACGCCCTCGAAGCCATGGGCGTGCGGTCCATGCCCTACCTGGTCACCACCCGCATCATCGCCGGAGTCGTCGCGATCATCCCGCTGTACGCCATCGGGCTGCTCTCCTCCTACCTCGCCTCCCGGTACATCACGGTCCTGTTCAACGGGCAGTCCGCGGGCACCTACGACCACTACTTCAACCTCTTCCTCTCTCCGACGGACGTGCTGCTGTCGGTGCTCAAGGTGCTGATCTTCAGCGTGCTGGTGATCCTCGCCCACTGCTACTACGGCTTCCACGCCACCGGCGGCCCCGCCGGGGTGGGAGTCGCCGTGGGCAAGTCGGTGCGCAACGCCATCGTGCTCATCAGCGTCACCGACTTCTTCCTCTCCCTCGCCATCTGGGGCGCGACGACAACGGTGAAGGTGGCGGGCTGA
- a CDS encoding MCE family protein yields the protein MLSPQAQTVRRRLAGVAFVLVPAVLVWLSVAVYQKEFTDDATVTVRTGSVGNEMHDNADVKLRGVVVGQVRDIQADGNGARLTLAIRPDRLRHIPADVTAQMLPTTLFGERFVALVPPAAPSAQTLRAGAEIPQDRSSNAIELEEVLDNVLPMLTAVKPEKLAATLGAVSQALEGRGDKLGETLVTLDAHLKEFNPQLPTLNEDIKELVKVSHLYADAAPDVLDALTDFTTTSGTIAEQQAELADLYGSTTASARDVTAFLRRNKDNLIHLSAAGRPTLELLAEYSDAFPCTLRTMAGFVPAMDKALGKGTDRPGLHVTVKAVKSKGKYVAGKDTPVYDATGGPHCYGVPYTGQAVPTAEAPTAPAADGNGTPGTGTDVTGTPGTGTADTALGMPNSPQESALVNELVAPSLEVQPRSLPDWSSVLIGPAFRGAEVKLK from the coding sequence ATGCTTTCCCCCCAGGCGCAGACGGTGCGCCGCAGACTCGCCGGCGTGGCCTTCGTGCTCGTGCCCGCCGTGCTCGTATGGCTCTCGGTCGCCGTCTACCAGAAGGAGTTCACCGACGACGCCACCGTGACCGTACGGACCGGCAGCGTCGGCAACGAGATGCACGACAACGCCGACGTGAAGCTGCGCGGTGTCGTCGTCGGACAGGTACGCGACATCCAGGCGGACGGGAACGGGGCGCGGCTCACGCTCGCCATCCGGCCGGACCGGCTCCGCCACATCCCCGCGGACGTCACCGCGCAGATGCTGCCCACCACCCTCTTCGGGGAACGGTTCGTCGCGCTCGTCCCGCCGGCCGCCCCCTCCGCGCAGACGCTGCGGGCGGGCGCGGAGATCCCGCAGGACCGCTCCAGCAACGCCATCGAGCTGGAGGAGGTCCTCGACAACGTGCTGCCGATGCTGACCGCCGTCAAACCCGAGAAGCTCGCCGCCACCCTGGGCGCCGTCTCCCAGGCGCTCGAAGGCCGGGGCGACAAGCTCGGCGAGACCCTGGTCACCCTCGACGCGCACCTCAAGGAGTTCAACCCGCAACTCCCCACGCTCAACGAGGACATCAAGGAACTCGTCAAGGTGAGCCACCTCTACGCGGACGCGGCCCCGGACGTGCTGGACGCGCTCACCGACTTCACCACCACCAGCGGCACGATCGCCGAACAGCAGGCGGAACTCGCGGACCTCTACGGCTCCACCACCGCCTCCGCCCGGGACGTCACGGCCTTCCTGCGGAGGAACAAGGACAACCTCATCCACCTCTCCGCCGCCGGCCGGCCGACGCTGGAACTCCTCGCCGAGTACTCCGACGCCTTCCCCTGCACCCTGCGTACCATGGCCGGATTCGTCCCCGCCATGGACAAGGCGCTCGGCAAGGGCACCGACAGGCCCGGTCTGCATGTCACCGTCAAGGCCGTGAAGTCCAAGGGCAAGTACGTGGCCGGAAAGGACACCCCGGTCTACGACGCGACCGGCGGCCCGCACTGCTACGGGGTGCCGTACACCGGCCAAGCCGTCCCGACCGCCGAGGCCCCCACCGCCCCCGCGGCGGACGGTAACGGGACGCCCGGTACCGGGACGGACGTCACCGGGACACCCGGCACCGGGACGGCCGACACCGCGCTCGGCATGCCCAACTCGCCCCAGGAGAGCGCGCTCGTCAACGAACTCGTCGCCCCCTCCCTCGAAGTCCAGCCGCGGTCCCTGCCGGACTGGAGCAGCGTGCTCATCGGTCCGGCCTTCCGCGGTGCGGAGGTGAAGCTCAAGTGA
- a CDS encoding MCE family protein → MKRRSLAGPVVKSLVFVVVTALATTVLALSIADAGVGDTTSYKARFTDATGLVVGDSVRIAGVKVGQVESIEVADKRLAEVGFAVRKGRALPASVTASIKYLNMVGQRYVDLGQGAGPVGETFGPGATIPVSRTTPALDLTQLFNGFRPLFEGLSPPDVNQLAGSIVQVLQGEGGTVDSILSHVGSLTGTVAAKDKVIGEVIKNLNTVLKTVNDREEGFDDLVVTLQELVTGFSGDREPLGEAVTAMGALTTVTADLLQDGRQPLKKDIAQLGRLSRQLDANAPTIEDFLRKTPAKMEAITRLTSYGSWLNLYLCEARVRGVTNDDGSAPPTGITIGQPRCQG, encoded by the coding sequence GTGAAGCGCCGTTCCCTCGCGGGACCCGTGGTGAAGTCCCTGGTCTTCGTCGTGGTCACCGCCCTCGCCACCACCGTCCTGGCCCTGTCCATCGCGGACGCGGGCGTCGGCGACACCACCTCGTACAAGGCCAGGTTCACCGACGCCACCGGACTGGTCGTCGGCGACAGCGTCCGGATCGCGGGCGTCAAGGTCGGCCAGGTCGAGTCCATCGAGGTCGCCGACAAGCGGCTGGCGGAGGTGGGGTTCGCCGTACGCAAGGGCCGTGCCCTGCCCGCCTCGGTGACCGCGTCGATCAAGTACCTCAACATGGTCGGCCAGCGTTACGTCGACCTCGGCCAGGGTGCCGGGCCCGTCGGTGAGACCTTCGGTCCGGGGGCGACCATCCCGGTCTCACGCACCACCCCCGCGCTCGACCTCACCCAGCTCTTCAACGGATTCCGGCCGCTCTTCGAAGGGCTCTCCCCGCCCGACGTCAACCAGCTCGCCGGTTCGATCGTGCAGGTCCTCCAGGGCGAGGGCGGCACCGTCGACAGCATCCTCTCCCACGTCGGCTCACTGACCGGCACCGTCGCGGCCAAGGACAAGGTGATCGGTGAGGTGATCAAGAACCTCAACACGGTCCTGAAGACCGTCAACGACCGCGAGGAGGGCTTCGACGACCTGGTCGTCACCCTCCAGGAACTCGTCACGGGTTTCTCCGGCGACCGCGAACCCCTCGGTGAGGCCGTCACCGCGATGGGCGCGCTCACCACCGTCACCGCCGACCTCCTCCAGGACGGCCGACAACCACTCAAGAAGGACATCGCGCAACTCGGGCGGCTGTCCCGGCAGCTCGACGCCAACGCCCCCACGATCGAGGACTTCCTGCGGAAGACGCCCGCCAAGATGGAGGCGATCACCCGGCTCACCTCGTACGGGTCATGGCTCAACCTCTACCTCTGCGAGGCCAGGGTCCGCGGCGTGACGAACGACGACGGCAGCGCCCCGCCCACCGGCATCACGATCGGACAGCCGAGGTGCCAGGGATGA
- a CDS encoding MCE family protein, with translation MNIKPVRERNPVAVGIVGLLVLALVGLAAYRADALPFIGGGTTYSADFTESAGLDAGDEVRIAGVKVGTVTGVSLDGATVKVDFRVKDAWIGDSSTVGIAVKTLLGEKYLAVDPLGNASQDPGSRIGVSRTTSPYDVTQAFNGLGETIEEIDTAQLAQSFETISETFKDSPPDVRSAARGLSALSKTVSERDAQLATLLAGSKQLTRTLADKKSSFETLLEDGNLLLGEIQARRDSIHLLLTGTRDLGTQLTGLVTDNNKQLKPTLDALSRVTTVLVKNRKSLDKVLSLAGSYNRLVGNTLGNGRWFDNYVCGVVPKNYLPAGTPPENDCMPPEQGGR, from the coding sequence ATGAACATCAAGCCCGTACGGGAACGCAACCCCGTCGCCGTCGGCATCGTGGGACTCCTCGTCCTGGCCCTCGTCGGCCTCGCCGCCTACCGCGCCGACGCCCTGCCCTTCATCGGCGGCGGCACCACCTACAGCGCCGACTTCACCGAGTCCGCCGGCCTGGACGCAGGTGACGAGGTGCGGATCGCCGGAGTGAAGGTCGGCACGGTCACCGGCGTCTCGCTCGACGGTGCCACCGTGAAGGTCGACTTCAGGGTGAAGGACGCCTGGATCGGCGACTCCTCCACCGTCGGTATCGCCGTCAAGACCCTCCTGGGCGAGAAGTACCTGGCCGTCGACCCGCTCGGCAACGCCTCGCAGGACCCGGGCAGCCGCATCGGGGTCAGCCGCACGACCTCCCCGTACGACGTCACCCAGGCGTTCAACGGCCTCGGCGAGACCATCGAGGAGATCGACACCGCCCAGCTCGCCCAGAGCTTCGAGACCATCTCGGAGACCTTCAAGGACTCACCGCCCGACGTGCGCAGCGCCGCCCGGGGACTCTCCGCGCTGTCGAAGACCGTCTCCGAACGTGACGCGCAGCTCGCCACCCTGCTGGCGGGCAGCAAACAGCTCACCAGGACGCTCGCGGACAAGAAGAGCAGTTTCGAGACCCTGCTGGAGGACGGCAACCTGCTCCTCGGCGAGATCCAGGCACGCCGCGACTCCATCCACCTGCTGCTCACCGGCACCCGCGACCTCGGCACCCAGCTCACCGGCCTGGTCACGGACAACAACAAGCAGCTCAAGCCCACCCTCGACGCACTGAGCCGGGTCACCACCGTCCTGGTGAAGAACCGCAAGAGCCTCGACAAGGTGCTCTCGCTGGCCGGCTCCTACAACCGGCTCGTCGGCAACACCCTCGGCAACGGCCGCTGGTTCGACAACTACGTCTGCGGCGTCGTCCCGAAGAACTACCTGCCCGCCGGCACGCCCCCGGAGAACGACTGCATGCCGCCCGAGCAAGGGGGTCGCTGA
- a CDS encoding MCE family protein, whose product MRRTRIIGIGAGLAVVAVAAATGVTAMEEKGTTTVTACFDRATGIYPGSDLRILGVKVGTVVSVKPRGEEVRITLRLDKGVTVPEDAHAVVVAPSLVADRYVQLAPAYTGGARLKAGAVLPAAGNATPVEIDQLYESITELSTALGPEGANADGALSELLETGAKNLKGNGEAIGDSIEQFGKATKTLDKSSGDLFDTLSSLQTFTTMLKEKDGDVRAAEQQLNSVAGFLADDKENLSAALKELGTALGQVKGFIQKNRGALKQNVDLLVPLTQTLVDQRASLAESLDTLPLTAGNVLNAYDPANRTLNGRTDLNELSMGGPLLDPEPGVTGLDGLAPVDAARRKALPALPLPAVGTVYGTPEKAGSGKSGTDEKKKEAHR is encoded by the coding sequence ATGAGACGCACCCGCATCATCGGCATCGGCGCGGGACTCGCCGTGGTGGCCGTGGCCGCGGCCACGGGCGTGACGGCCATGGAGGAGAAGGGCACGACGACCGTCACCGCCTGCTTCGACCGGGCCACGGGGATCTACCCCGGGTCCGACCTGCGGATCCTCGGGGTCAAGGTGGGCACGGTCGTATCGGTGAAACCGCGCGGCGAGGAGGTCCGGATCACCCTGCGGCTCGACAAGGGCGTCACGGTCCCCGAGGACGCGCACGCCGTCGTCGTCGCTCCCAGCCTCGTCGCCGACCGGTATGTCCAGCTCGCCCCCGCCTACACCGGGGGAGCGCGGCTGAAGGCCGGCGCCGTCCTGCCCGCCGCGGGCAACGCCACCCCCGTCGAGATCGACCAGCTGTACGAGTCGATCACCGAACTCTCCACGGCACTGGGGCCCGAGGGCGCCAACGCCGACGGCGCGCTCTCGGAGCTCCTGGAGACCGGCGCCAAGAACCTCAAGGGCAACGGAGAGGCCATCGGCGACTCCATCGAGCAGTTCGGCAAGGCGACGAAGACCCTCGACAAGTCGAGCGGGGACCTCTTCGACACCCTGTCCTCCCTACAGACCTTCACCACCATGCTGAAGGAGAAGGACGGCGACGTACGGGCCGCCGAGCAGCAGCTCAACTCCGTCGCCGGATTCCTCGCCGACGACAAGGAGAACCTCAGCGCGGCCCTGAAGGAACTGGGCACGGCGCTCGGCCAGGTCAAGGGCTTCATCCAGAAGAACCGCGGCGCCCTCAAGCAGAACGTGGACCTGCTGGTGCCCCTCACCCAGACCCTGGTCGACCAGCGCGCCTCGCTCGCCGAGTCCCTCGACACCCTGCCGCTGACGGCGGGCAACGTACTCAACGCCTACGACCCGGCGAACCGCACCCTGAACGGACGCACCGACCTCAACGAACTCTCCATGGGCGGCCCGCTCCTCGACCCCGAGCCGGGCGTCACCGGCCTGGACGGGCTGGCCCCCGTGGACGCCGCCCGGCGGAAGGCGCTGCCCGCCCTGCCGCTGCCGGCCGTCGGCACCGTCTACGGCACCCCGGAGAAGGCCGGGAGCGGGAAGAGCGGTACGGACGAGAAGAAGAAGGAGGCGCACCGATGA